In Schistocerca serialis cubense isolate TAMUIC-IGC-003099 chromosome 8, iqSchSeri2.2, whole genome shotgun sequence, one genomic interval encodes:
- the LOC126416118 gene encoding uncharacterized protein LOC126416118, translated as MRDKMVDLEALIALVYERPAIWDRESRNHSKRHVVEKCWAEISSEMKTDETVLRKKWKYLRDQFAVELGRKPASRWPYLHLLMFLEDFVKVRKPGKVRRVSVSDSTESAASTSEELPTEVCKTCRTDAEPCDLKMLASSPQSVCDVSLEAEKTCSSNKPLLLSSSQLSAREKKDKYRQLKHYNKSVLETGKKNSNIHWQNTTRKGKQMTSTTTAMTATNCF; from the exons ATGCGCGATAAAATGGTCGACCTGGAAGCTTTAATTGCATTGGTTTACGAGAGGCCAGCAATATGGGATAGGGAGTCGAGAAACCACTCCAAGAGGCACGTTGTGGAAAAATGCTGGGCTGAAATCAGCAGTGAGATGAAAACTGATG AGACCGTGCTAAGAAAGAAATGGAAGTATCTGAGAGACCAGTTTGCAGTAGAACTTGGAAGAAAACCAGCATCAAGATGGccttatttacatttgttaatgtttTTGGAGGACTTTGTGAAAGTTAGAAAGCCAGGAAAAGTGCGCCGTGTCTCGGTCTCGGATTCAACTGAATCTGCTGCATCCACATCTGAAGAGCTGCCAACAGAAGTCTGCAAGACCTGTAGGACGGATGCAGAACCATGTGATCTCAAAATGTTGGCTTCATCACCGCAGAGCGTATGCGACGTTTCCCTAGAAGCTGAGAAGACATGCTCAAGTAATAAGCCGTTATTACTTTCGTCCTCGCAGTTGTCTGCTCGAGAGAAAAAAGATAAGTACCGCCAACTAAAACATTATAATAAAAGCGTTttagaaacaggaaaaaaaaactcCAATATTCACTGGCAAAATACCACAAGAAAAGGCAAACAGATGACCTCGACGACGACGGCGATGACTGCGACGAACTGTTTTTGA